The following DNA comes from Pirellulales bacterium.
GGTTGTCGCCCGAAGAGCCGCTGGACTGCGATTTCAGCTTCCCGGCCGATGCGGCGTTGGTTCGAGTTCGCCTGATCTATCGCCGCTCTTGGCAGGATCCGGCCGACGGCGAAACGGTCGTTTACGACCGGTCGTTCCCGTGCCGAGCTACCTGATCGATACCGTGTTGGGCAGCCGTTCATGCCGGACTATATCGCGTGATCCACGGCACGCGGTCGAAATCAGCATCGTGACTGGCGATCGATGAAAGTCCGAATTGCTGCATCATCGCTACTATCAGCGCGTCGCCACTGAGGAGGCAATATTGTTGGCTGATCGCCGCTGCGGCAGAAACCACAGAGGCTTGCGGTACGAGAATCTGCACGCCTAACCGTGGAATCTCGTCCACCGCTTGCCGAAAGAGGGTCAAGCTTCTGATTTCCAGGGCATTTTTCCAAACGCTGCGCAATGCCGGCGGCGGGCCATCCGTTTCGATGGATCGCCTCTGTCGTCATCAACCGGTGTGCCACATCGGTCATCACGTGTGTTGAAGCGAAGCCATGCACGTCCCCGTGCTCAACCCGATCGCACAGATCGGTGCATGCCGCCTTGAATACGGGGTGCGGCGTAAAGTGATAGACAAACGTGTTCGCGTCGATAAAGAGCGATGCGCCTTTGGGAATGTCGGCAAAAATCACGGCGATTCCTCAATGCCGAACTCGGGGTCCAACGCAAGACGCTCGACGGTGGCCGCATCGCCGGTCCATCCCAGCATGCCTGAAGTCGCCTTCGCGCGGCTTGCGGCCGGGTCTGAGGGCTGTCGCCCGGCCATTGTCTGAATGGAAACCTGCACGCGCTCATGCTCCGCCAAGGGCAATGGCTGCTCTGGTTTGAGCACGCCGTTTTCGTAGACCGCTTGAATCAACAATGACTGCATGACGTACCATCCTTCTTGCTAACGAACGAGCCACCGGTAACGCATTATAACCGGCGATGAAATAGCTTGCCCATCGTCCACTGCCTCACGTATCCGCTCTATGATCTGCCGCAACTCGATAAGGCGTTCGCCGCTTGCTTCCCTGATTGGCGATTGCTGGCGTCTCGGCCGCGTGCAGTTCATCTTTCGTCCGCTGGCGCGCGAACGGCCGTCAGCGTCTCGTAGGCAATTGGCCCAATGCTCAACAGCCGGAACGCTTCGCTTCCGGCAAGCTGCAAACCACACTCGGCCAGGTGGCGGCGGTAGTCATAGATCGGGTGCAGCGGCACCAGACCCGCCGCCCAAAAAATCACGTTGGCCAAGCGGCTGTAGGCCCGCTGAAGGCGCCGCGAAATGACGTTGCCTTGGGGCAGGGCCAGGTCGGCGATCAGCAGCTTGCCGCCCGGCCGCACCTGGGTGGCCAGATGGGCGAGCATCGCGCGCATCGACGGCCCGTTCAGACAGTTCAATACGAAATTGGCCGTCACCACGTCGTAGTGGCCCGGTCGATGGTGATCGAAGGCGTTGCCGCATACGATCTCCGCCGAATGCCCTTCGCCGCCCAGCCGCGCTTCGAGCCGCGAGAGCATGGCCGACGACAGATCGAGACAAGTCAGCCGGGCGCCGAGCCGGGCGGCCTCGACGGCGTCTTCGCCGGCGCCGACGCCGACGTAGAGCACGCGGTCGCCAGGCCGCATCGCGCCAAGCTGCGCCCGCTTGGCGGCGGCAATCTGTCCGGCGGAGTAGACGTTCGCCACGGCTTCGTAAAACGCGGCGACGCGCGTGTAGCTGCGGCCCCGCTCGGCGTGCCCCTTTCGCGTCCGCCGCCGCCTCACTGACGCCTTCTGGATTGTGGACGCTTGGTGGTTCATGGAATCGTCTCCGGTTGGAGGATGGCTTCGTCGACCGCCGATCGGAAAATGCCGGCCACCTGCCCGACACAAGGCGGTTCGAGCAGGTCGAGATGCTCGAAGGGCAGTTCGTGCAAGCAGATCGTTTGGCACCGCTGCCGCCACTCGCGAAAAGGATGATACTTGCCTTGGGCGTCGGCGCCGACGACGAGCGTCAGCGGCCCGCCGTCGTCGGGCGGGCTGTAGTGATAGGCGGCCTCGACGTTGGCCCAGAAGGTGTCGAAGATTCTACGCGAGAGTTTCTCGTCGGAGGCGGTGGGCAAAAGCCGGCGTCCTTCATGCCGGCACAACCGCGCGTGCATCCGCTGGCGATCGGCGTGTTTCCACATGAAAGCCGGCACGTCGTCGGTCGATACAAAGCGGCGCAAAAGCTGGAACGAAAGCAGCACGCCCGCGTCGATCAGCACCAGGAGCGGCACCGGGCGGTCCGCCTCGCGCAAGCGGTGAGCCATCTGGTAGGCCACCAAGCCGCCCAGCGACCAACCGGCCAGCAGGTAAGGACCGTCCGGCTGGATGCGCAGCACGTCGTCCAGGTAGCGCTCGGCCATCGCCTCAATCGTCGTCAACGGCCGTTCATCGCCAACGAGCGCCGGCGACTCGAGGCCATAGCACGGCTGGCCGTGGCCGAGCGTCTGCGCCAAGCGGCGATAACAAACCACGCTGCCGCCGGCCGGATGAACGAGGAACAACGGCGGACGCTGGCCACCGGTCTCCAGCGGCACGGCCGTCGATGGTGCTTCGTGGCGGGTTTCGCTCGCCAGCAGTCGTGCCAATGCGCCAACGTTCGAGTTCGCCAGCAACTGGCCGAGGGAGACCCTTCGCCCGAAGCGGCGCTCGATGCGGATGAGCAGCTCCGCGGCCCGCAACGAATCGCCGCCCAACTGAAAGAAGTCGTCGTTCCTGCCGACCTCCGGGGTGTGCAACAACTCCTGAAACAGATCGCGCACCTGCCCATCGAAAGCGGACCGCGTAGGGGGCGCCGACGGAGTCGCAATCTTCGTCGCTTCCAATGCGAGCAGCGCCGGCTCGTCGAGCTTGCCATTGGGCGAGAGCGGCCAGCGATCGACGAGCGTGAGCGACGAGGGAACGAGGGCGACCGGCAGCCGCGCGTGCAGCCAAGCGCGCAGCTCGTTGGCTGCCAGAGCGGCGCCGGCGCGAGGGACCGCGAAGCAGGCCAGTCGCGCGGCGGGGCGGTCGTGCGCCGCGACCGTGGCGGCCGCCAGGACCTTCGGGTGGGCCTCCAGCGCGGCGGTGATTTCGTCGAGTTCGATGCGGACGCCGCGTATTTTGATTTGCCGATCGGTCCGCCCCAGGAATTCAAGCTGGCCGTCGGCGCGGCGGCGCACCAGATCGCCTGTGCGGTATAACCGCCCATCGCGCCGCCGGACGAGCGGATGCTGGATGAACTTTTCCGCGGTCAACTCCGGTCGATTCAGATAACCGCGTGCCAGCCCCGGCCCCGCGAT
Coding sequences within:
- a CDS encoding antitoxin family protein; protein product: MQSLLIQAVYENGVLKPEQPLPLAEHERVQVSIQTMAGRQPSDPAASRAKATSGMLGWTGDAATVERLALDPEFGIEESP
- a CDS encoding class I SAM-dependent methyltransferase; this encodes MNHQASTIQKASVRRRRTRKGHAERGRSYTRVAAFYEAVANVYSAGQIAAAKRAQLGAMRPGDRVLYVGVGAGEDAVEAARLGARLTCLDLSSAMLSRLEARLGGEGHSAEIVCGNAFDHHRPGHYDVVTANFVLNCLNGPSMRAMLAHLATQVRPGGKLLIADLALPQGNVISRRLQRAYSRLANVIFWAAGLVPLHPIYDYRRHLAECGLQLAGSEAFRLLSIGPIAYETLTAVRAPADER
- a CDS encoding amino acid adenylation domain-containing protein; this translates as MIGPAGTIHRAARALRPPRHRRGFPPAHEAFELQAAATPGATAVVYGNRSLSYAQLDQRANALAGVLAELGVGPECLVGVALERSLDMVVSLLAVLKAGGAFLPFDPGYPRRRLEFMLADARPQWCVTHQALLDSLPSPRGSVGWRHRDGLMIVGQCAAARRPATSDGRRLAYAIYTSGSSGQPKAALLTHGGLANLIAAERGLLRLRPGRRVLQFASLAFDAAVWEIFGTLTSGASLVLADAAELLPGEQLRRTIDEHRIDTLTLPPSVLSMLGPPDLPSLTTLVVAGEACGAALASQWSVGRRLINAYGPTEATVCATACECPRGDQPAPPLGDPLPGVELLVLDRQLRPVAKGDAGELCIAGPGLARGYLNRPELTAEKFIQHPLVRRRDGRLYRTGDLVRRRADGQLEFLGRTDRQIKIRGVRIELDEITAALEAHPKVLAAATVAAHDRPAARLACFAVPRAGAALAANELRAWLHARLPVALVPSSLTLVDRWPLSPNGKLDEPALLALEATKIATPSAPPTRSAFDGQVRDLFQELLHTPEVGRNDDFFQLGGDSLRAAELLIRIERRFGRRVSLGQLLANSNVGALARLLASETRHEAPSTAVPLETGGQRPPLFLVHPAGGSVVCYRRLAQTLGHGQPCYGLESPALVGDERPLTTIEAMAERYLDDVLRIQPDGPYLLAGWSLGGLVAYQMAHRLREADRPVPLLVLIDAGVLLSFQLLRRFVSTDDVPAFMWKHADRQRMHARLCRHEGRRLLPTASDEKLSRRIFDTFWANVEAAYHYSPPDDGGPLTLVVGADAQGKYHPFREWRQRCQTICLHELPFEHLDLLEPPCVGQVAGIFRSAVDEAILQPETIP